A genomic segment from Microbacterium sp. SORGH_AS_0428 encodes:
- a CDS encoding CGNR zinc finger domain-containing protein produces MIFTPDTRSSLVMTADMVNTLPGTASPDVDGLVDLDDLAAYLRLHPYSGAIRLDAGELDAIRRIRPRLRELWALDRDSAVPVVNAMLHDSNAVPRLVRHDAYDWHIHATPDDGPLADRILIEAAMAFVDVIRADAYERIRVCSADDCGAVYVDFSRNGSKRYCDTGNCGNRMNVNAYRQRKAQESD; encoded by the coding sequence TTGATTTTCACCCCTGACACGCGCTCGTCCCTCGTCATGACCGCCGACATGGTCAACACGCTGCCGGGAACAGCTTCACCGGACGTGGACGGCCTCGTCGACCTCGACGATCTCGCGGCGTACCTGCGGCTCCACCCCTACTCGGGGGCGATCCGTCTCGATGCCGGCGAACTGGATGCGATCCGCCGCATCCGGCCGCGCCTGCGCGAGCTCTGGGCGCTCGATCGCGACTCGGCGGTACCCGTGGTCAACGCCATGCTCCACGACAGCAACGCGGTGCCGCGTCTCGTGCGCCACGACGCGTACGACTGGCACATCCACGCAACGCCCGATGACGGACCTCTGGCCGATCGCATCCTCATCGAGGCCGCGATGGCGTTCGTCGACGTCATCCGCGCCGATGCGTACGAGCGGATCCGGGTCTGCTCGGCCGATGACTGCGGTGCCGTCTACGTGGACTTCTCCCGCAACGGCTCCAAGCGCTACTGCGACACGGGCAACTGCGGCAACCGGATGAACGTCAACGCCTACCGTCAGCGCAAGGCGCAAGAAAGCGACTGA
- a CDS encoding alpha/beta fold hydrolase, producing MQLILIPGLWLDAGSWHGVVPTIDDAGFDAVALTLPSSPETHLADWVAAVVARIDHAGEPVVLVGHSGGGNVAWGAADARPEAVSRVVFVDTVPAPDGASIATFPVVDGVIPFPGWDAFDAPDVADLDGPTRTRVAAAAVPVPASVPTDPLHLHDRRRHGIPVTVLSGGADADELDAQLAQWPSFRDEWQAIVDREVVPIGSGHWPQFSQPQRLGELIVRAVER from the coding sequence ATGCAGCTCATCCTCATCCCCGGCCTGTGGCTGGACGCCGGATCTTGGCACGGCGTGGTGCCCACGATCGACGACGCCGGCTTCGACGCCGTTGCGCTGACCCTTCCGTCCTCGCCGGAGACGCACCTGGCGGACTGGGTCGCCGCCGTCGTCGCCCGGATCGACCACGCCGGCGAGCCCGTCGTGCTCGTGGGGCACAGCGGCGGCGGCAATGTCGCCTGGGGCGCCGCCGACGCGCGGCCGGAGGCGGTCTCGCGCGTGGTCTTCGTCGACACGGTGCCGGCGCCCGACGGCGCCAGCATCGCCACGTTTCCGGTCGTCGACGGCGTCATCCCGTTCCCCGGCTGGGACGCGTTCGATGCGCCGGATGTCGCCGACCTGGACGGCCCCACGCGCACGCGCGTCGCCGCCGCGGCGGTTCCGGTTCCGGCATCCGTTCCGACCGACCCGCTGCACCTGCACGACCGGCGCCGGCACGGCATCCCGGTGACGGTTCTCTCCGGCGGCGCAGACGCCGACGAACTCGACGCGCAGTTGGCGCAGTGGCCCAGCTTTCGCGACGAGTGGCAGGCCATCGTCGACCGCGAGGTCGTGCCGATCGGCTCGGGCCACTGGCCGCAGTTCTCCCAGCCCCAGAGGCTGGGAGAACTCATCGTGCGAGCGGTCGAACGCTGA
- a CDS encoding DUF3099 domain-containing protein yields the protein MKQPSPPQSATSLPHAPRDESSARMLKYVIMMGIRVACFVAMILVTPYGWYTWLFAAGAVFLPYIAVVVANVGQESRAAPAETVTLPALEQAEDKPSPTPHSQVITISETPPNPHDA from the coding sequence GTGAAGCAGCCCTCCCCACCACAGTCGGCGACCTCGCTCCCCCACGCACCGCGTGACGAGTCGAGCGCTCGCATGCTCAAGTACGTCATCATGATGGGCATACGGGTGGCGTGCTTCGTCGCGATGATCCTCGTCACCCCCTACGGGTGGTACACGTGGCTGTTCGCCGCGGGAGCGGTCTTCCTTCCCTACATCGCCGTCGTCGTCGCGAACGTGGGCCAGGAGTCGCGCGCCGCGCCCGCCGAGACCGTCACCCTGCCCGCTCTCGAGCAGGCGGAGGACAAGCCGTCCCCGACCCCGCACAGCCAGGTGATCACCATCTCCGAGACACCCCCGAACCCGCACGACGCATGA
- a CDS encoding SURF1 family protein, with protein sequence MSIRRDTVLRWTAYVGVAIVFAIACVFLSHWQFARNDERAAQLALVERNYDAAAVPLDELLPDDQLDPESEWHPVVVTGEYVAEQQVVVRNRPHGGTSAFEVLTPLRTSDGRVFIIDRGWIPPAESGDGPALIPAPPSGPVSVVVRLRAPEALPNSGRTAPAGQVPTINLPLVAETTGSATLTSAYGVLVSEDPSVPDMPFALAAPSEDPGPHLSYAIQWILFAVMGFVFIGYIIRTERRKRTEDHEDDDQPATSRVVRPRTRVDRDAEQEDAILDRADA encoded by the coding sequence ATGAGCATCCGTCGCGACACGGTACTGCGGTGGACGGCCTACGTCGGGGTCGCCATCGTCTTCGCCATCGCCTGCGTCTTCCTCTCTCACTGGCAATTCGCCCGCAACGACGAGCGAGCGGCGCAGCTGGCCCTCGTCGAGCGGAACTACGACGCGGCCGCGGTGCCGCTGGACGAGCTCCTCCCCGACGACCAGCTCGACCCCGAGTCGGAATGGCATCCCGTCGTCGTCACCGGCGAGTACGTCGCCGAGCAGCAGGTGGTGGTCCGCAACCGCCCGCACGGCGGCACGAGCGCCTTCGAGGTCCTGACGCCCCTGCGCACGTCCGACGGTCGCGTGTTCATCATCGACCGCGGATGGATCCCTCCGGCGGAGAGCGGCGACGGGCCGGCTCTCATTCCCGCGCCGCCCTCGGGCCCGGTGAGCGTGGTCGTGCGACTTCGCGCTCCGGAAGCCCTGCCGAACTCCGGGCGCACCGCACCGGCCGGACAGGTGCCGACGATCAATCTGCCGCTCGTCGCGGAGACCACCGGCTCGGCGACCCTGACCTCCGCCTACGGGGTGCTCGTGAGCGAGGATCCTTCGGTTCCGGACATGCCGTTTGCTCTGGCAGCGCCGTCGGAGGACCCGGGGCCGCATCTGTCGTACGCGATCCAGTGGATCCTGTTCGCCGTGATGGGGTTCGTCTTCATCGGCTACATCATCCGCACCGAACGTCGCAAGCGAACCGAGGACCACGAAGACGACGATCAGCCGGCGACGTCTCGTGTCGTCCGACCCCGCACGCGCGTGGATCGGGACGCCGAGCAGGAGGACGCGATCCTCGACCGCGCCGACGCGTGA
- a CDS encoding beta-ketoacyl-ACP reductase produces MSSDRVVLITGGNRGIGRAIAERFVSDGYRVAVTARSGEGPEGTLTVRADVTDAAALDAAYTEVEAKLGPVTILVANAGITRDTLLLRMSEDDFDDVIDTNLGGTFRVVKRAAKGLVRARWGRVILISSVVGLYGSAGQINYASSKSALVGFARSLTRELGARGVTTNVVAPGFIETDMTAELSAETQAEYKKAIPAGRYGTPAEVAAVVAWLASDDAAYISGAVIPVDGGLGMGH; encoded by the coding sequence ATGTCGAGCGACCGTGTCGTGCTCATCACCGGAGGCAACCGCGGCATCGGCCGTGCGATCGCCGAGCGCTTCGTGTCGGACGGATACCGCGTCGCGGTGACCGCTCGTTCGGGTGAGGGACCGGAGGGCACGCTCACGGTGCGTGCGGATGTGACGGACGCCGCCGCGCTCGACGCCGCTTACACCGAGGTCGAAGCGAAGCTCGGTCCGGTGACCATCCTGGTCGCGAACGCGGGCATCACCCGCGACACGCTGCTTCTCCGCATGAGCGAGGACGACTTCGACGACGTCATCGACACGAACCTCGGCGGCACGTTCCGTGTGGTCAAGCGCGCTGCCAAGGGGCTCGTTCGCGCACGATGGGGTCGCGTCATCCTCATCTCCAGCGTCGTGGGGCTGTACGGGTCTGCGGGCCAGATCAACTACGCCAGCTCGAAGAGTGCACTCGTCGGATTCGCCCGCTCACTGACCCGGGAGCTCGGCGCGCGAGGCGTCACGACGAACGTCGTCGCCCCCGGATTCATCGAGACCGACATGACGGCGGAGCTGAGCGCGGAGACGCAGGCGGAGTACAAGAAGGCAATTCCCGCCGGTCGCTACGGCACTCCGGCGGAAGTCGCCGCGGTGGTGGCGTGGCTCGCCTCCGACGACGCCGCCTACATCTCCGGCGCGGTCATCCCCGTCGATGGCGGTCTGGGCATGGGGCACTGA
- a CDS encoding type B 50S ribosomal protein L31: MKTDIHPDYRDVVFRDLGSGETFLTRSTVSSDKTIELDGVEYPVVDVEISSASHPFYTGKQRIMDSAGRVEKFNQRFKNFGAK; this comes from the coding sequence ATGAAGACTGACATCCACCCCGACTACCGCGACGTCGTTTTCCGCGACCTCGGCTCGGGCGAGACCTTCCTCACCCGCTCGACGGTCTCGAGCGACAAGACGATCGAGCTCGACGGCGTCGAGTACCCCGTCGTCGACGTCGAGATCTCGTCCGCCTCGCACCCGTTCTACACGGGCAAGCAGCGCATCATGGACTCGGCCGGTCGCGTCGAGAAGTTCAACCAGCGCTTCAAGAACTTCGGCGCCAAGTAA
- a CDS encoding exonuclease domain-containing protein: protein MPEDPVPAGAPEALFDLETFLPDRPPKWARRVGVFDLETTGVDVTRDRIVTAHVGVLDETGSVLEARSWLADPGIPIPQGAEAVHGISTAHARAHGRPAREVVAEVTDALSELFAAGTPVVAYNAPYDFSLLRHEAARHGVSPIEHPSPVIDPLVLDKAFDTYRRGKRTLSVVAEHYRIVLEGAHEAAADAVAAGRVALALCERYGDLLPTAVAELHTSQIAWARSQAESLTEYFVRIGRIDPLDPVDGRWPIR from the coding sequence ATGCCCGAGGACCCCGTCCCTGCCGGCGCACCCGAGGCGCTGTTCGACCTCGAGACGTTCCTGCCCGATCGCCCTCCGAAGTGGGCCAGACGCGTCGGCGTCTTCGACCTGGAGACGACCGGCGTCGACGTGACCCGCGACCGCATCGTCACCGCGCACGTCGGCGTGCTCGACGAGACCGGCTCCGTGCTCGAGGCGCGCTCCTGGCTCGCAGACCCGGGCATCCCGATCCCGCAGGGCGCGGAGGCGGTGCACGGCATCTCGACGGCGCATGCTCGCGCGCACGGGCGTCCCGCGCGAGAGGTCGTCGCCGAGGTCACCGACGCGCTCTCGGAGCTGTTCGCGGCGGGCACCCCGGTCGTGGCGTACAACGCGCCGTACGACTTCTCGCTCCTTCGACACGAGGCCGCGCGCCACGGGGTGTCGCCGATCGAGCACCCGTCCCCCGTGATCGATCCGCTCGTGCTCGACAAGGCGTTCGACACGTATCGTCGCGGCAAGCGCACCCTGAGCGTCGTCGCCGAGCACTACCGCATCGTCCTCGAGGGCGCGCACGAAGCCGCAGCGGATGCGGTCGCCGCGGGGCGAGTGGCGCTCGCCCTCTGCGAACGCTACGGCGATCTCCTGCCGACGGCCGTCGCGGAGCTGCACACCAGCCAGATCGCCTGGGCGAGGTCTCAGGCGGAGAGCCTGACCGAGTACTTCGTCCGCATCGGTCGCATCGATCCGCTCGATCCCGTGGACGGACGTTGGCCGATCCGGTGA
- the serB gene encoding phosphoserine phosphatase SerB — protein MRETRPRRLLVVLDADSTLIRNEVIELIADEAGRGAEVAEATEAAMRGDVDFATSLRSRVARLRGVPTASFARVRSRIEPTPGVRELIDAVHARDGIVAVVSGGFHEILDDIAPALGVDLWRANRLEVDSGALTGVVSGEIVDAEAKASQLRGWAARYEVDARRTIAIGDGANDLSMMRAAALGLAFNAKPAVRVAADLVIGPVDLREVIALLP, from the coding sequence ATGCGTGAGACCCGCCCTCGTCGTCTGCTCGTCGTGCTCGACGCCGACTCCACCCTCATCCGCAACGAGGTCATCGAACTGATCGCGGACGAGGCCGGACGCGGTGCCGAGGTCGCGGAGGCCACGGAGGCCGCCATGCGCGGGGACGTCGACTTCGCCACCAGTCTGCGCTCCCGAGTCGCCCGACTGCGCGGTGTGCCCACCGCATCCTTCGCACGCGTGCGCTCGCGTATCGAACCGACCCCGGGCGTGCGCGAGCTGATCGACGCCGTGCATGCCCGCGACGGCATCGTCGCTGTGGTCTCCGGCGGCTTCCACGAGATCCTCGACGACATCGCGCCGGCCCTCGGCGTCGACCTGTGGCGCGCGAACCGCCTCGAGGTCGACTCCGGAGCTCTCACGGGCGTCGTGTCGGGAGAGATCGTCGACGCCGAGGCCAAGGCATCGCAACTGCGCGGATGGGCCGCCCGGTACGAGGTGGATGCGCGCCGAACCATCGCCATCGGCGACGGTGCGAACGACTTGTCGATGATGCGCGCGGCGGCTCTGGGCCTCGCCTTCAATGCCAAACCAGCCGTGCGCGTCGCGGCCGACCTGGTCATCGGCCCCGTGGACCTTCGCGAAGTCATCGCGCTTCTGCCCTGA
- a CDS encoding ABC transporter ATP-binding protein, whose protein sequence is MPQVLDFSDVVVRRNAKDIVSHLDWQVDGDQRWVVLGANGAGKTTILQLAATLDHPTSGAVTILGERLGRTDVFELRPRIGFASSAMAKRIPAEETVLNVVLTAAFSVLGRWNEQYDRIDERRALRVLAEWKLDHLADRTFGTLSDGEQKRVQIARAVMTDPELLLLDEPTASLDLGAREELLELLSGYAQAPTTPAMVMVTHHVEEIPVGFTHVLLLRAGAVVASGPIAETLTAENLSDTFGMPIVVTEADGRYAARAAR, encoded by the coding sequence ATGCCGCAGGTGCTGGATTTCTCCGACGTCGTCGTCCGCCGCAACGCCAAGGACATCGTCTCCCATCTGGACTGGCAGGTGGATGGCGACCAGCGCTGGGTGGTCCTCGGCGCGAACGGCGCGGGCAAGACCACGATCCTGCAGCTCGCGGCGACCCTCGATCACCCGACCTCCGGCGCGGTGACGATCCTCGGGGAGCGGCTCGGGCGCACCGATGTGTTCGAACTGCGACCGCGCATCGGATTCGCCTCCAGCGCGATGGCCAAGCGCATCCCCGCCGAAGAGACCGTCCTGAACGTCGTGCTCACCGCGGCCTTCTCCGTCCTCGGGCGTTGGAACGAGCAGTACGACCGCATCGACGAGCGCCGGGCACTGCGCGTGCTCGCGGAGTGGAAGCTCGACCATCTCGCCGATCGCACCTTCGGCACGCTCTCCGACGGCGAGCAGAAGCGCGTCCAGATCGCCCGCGCGGTCATGACCGACCCCGAGCTGCTGCTGCTCGACGAGCCGACCGCGAGCCTCGACCTCGGCGCCCGCGAGGAGCTCCTCGAGCTGCTGAGCGGCTACGCGCAGGCGCCCACGACGCCGGCGATGGTCATGGTCACGCACCACGTCGAAGAGATCCCGGTCGGCTTCACGCACGTGCTGCTGTTGCGTGCGGGGGCCGTGGTCGCGTCGGGGCCGATCGCCGAGACGCTCACCGCCGAGAACCTCTCCGACACCTTCGGCATGCCGATCGTGGTCACCGAGGCCGACGGCCGCTACGCCGCGCGCGCGGCACGCTGA
- the glgA gene encoding glycogen synthase yields the protein MRVDIVSKEYPPEIYGGAGVHVAELVRALRERIEVQVRAFGEARDEADTTSYATPAELAHANPAVKTLGTDLEIVGDVAGADIVHSHTWYANFASHLASLLHGIPHVVTAHSLEPLRPWKAEQLGGGYAVSSWVERTAYESAAAIVAVSEGMRADILRAYPQVDPARVRVIYNGIDAEAWQPTRDDDLLRTLGIDPTRPSVVFVGRITRQKGLPYLLRAARRLPADVQLVLCAGAPDTPEILAEVEALVRELQESRDGVIWIDRHLPRPELSAILTAATTFVCPSIYEPLGIVNLEAMACGAAVVGTATGGIPEVVVDGETGRLVPIEQVQDGTGTPLDPERFVDDLARVLTEVVSDREQAERYGAAGRRRAVEDFSWTRIAAQTEQLYREVLGTR from the coding sequence ATGCGCGTCGACATCGTTTCCAAGGAATACCCGCCCGAGATCTACGGCGGGGCCGGAGTGCATGTCGCCGAGCTCGTGCGCGCCCTGCGGGAGCGTATCGAGGTGCAGGTGCGCGCCTTCGGAGAAGCTCGCGACGAAGCGGACACGACCTCGTATGCGACGCCCGCTGAACTCGCGCACGCGAACCCCGCCGTGAAGACCCTCGGGACCGATCTGGAGATCGTCGGCGACGTCGCCGGGGCCGACATCGTGCACAGTCACACCTGGTACGCGAACTTCGCGAGTCACCTCGCATCCCTGCTGCACGGCATCCCGCACGTCGTCACGGCGCACTCGCTCGAGCCGTTGCGGCCCTGGAAGGCGGAACAGCTCGGCGGCGGGTACGCGGTCTCGAGCTGGGTCGAACGCACGGCCTACGAATCCGCAGCGGCGATCGTCGCGGTCAGCGAGGGGATGCGGGCAGACATCCTGCGCGCGTACCCGCAGGTGGACCCGGCGCGCGTGCGCGTCATCTACAACGGCATCGACGCCGAGGCCTGGCAACCGACCCGCGACGACGATCTTCTGCGTACGCTCGGCATCGACCCGACGAGGCCCTCCGTGGTCTTCGTCGGGCGCATCACGCGGCAGAAGGGCTTGCCCTACCTGCTCCGCGCGGCGAGACGGCTGCCCGCGGATGTGCAGCTGGTGCTCTGCGCGGGAGCTCCCGACACGCCCGAGATCCTGGCGGAGGTCGAAGCTCTGGTGCGCGAGCTTCAGGAGTCGCGTGACGGGGTGATCTGGATCGATCGACACCTGCCGCGCCCCGAGCTGTCCGCCATCCTGACCGCCGCGACCACGTTCGTCTGTCCGTCGATCTACGAGCCGCTCGGCATCGTGAACCTGGAGGCCATGGCGTGCGGTGCGGCCGTCGTCGGAACCGCCACCGGTGGTATCCCCGAGGTCGTGGTCGACGGTGAGACGGGACGCCTCGTGCCGATCGAGCAGGTCCAGGACGGGACGGGGACGCCGCTGGATCCCGAGCGCTTCGTCGACGACCTCGCCCGTGTGCTCACCGAGGTGGTCTCCGACCGCGAACAGGCCGAGCGCTACGGTGCCGCCGGCCGCCGCCGTGCGGTCGAGGACTTCAGCTGGACGCGCATCGCCGCACAGACCGAGCAGCTCTATCGTGAGGTGCTCGGGACGCGCTGA
- a CDS encoding DUF4190 domain-containing protein, with protein sequence MSDQNNDLPAPASAGEGTTPDAQPLPAEPAAPAPASPDYAAPAYAPPSYPAPSSPAPSPGYPGYSAPPAAPAAYPAYNVPPTAPAYPPAYQGAPAYGAPPVYTPYPTGPKTNSLAVVSLVSSIVGIVLLPFIGSIVGIITGHISLKQIREREEGGRGLGLAGTITGYAGLALYAIITVLVVLWIVWVVNLANGAYYDYSYSS encoded by the coding sequence ATGAGCGATCAGAACAACGACCTCCCCGCACCCGCATCCGCGGGAGAGGGCACGACCCCCGACGCTCAGCCCCTACCCGCGGAGCCTGCCGCGCCAGCCCCGGCCTCACCCGACTACGCGGCACCCGCGTACGCGCCGCCGTCTTACCCCGCTCCGTCGTCGCCGGCGCCCTCCCCGGGATACCCGGGATACAGTGCGCCGCCGGCAGCCCCCGCGGCCTACCCGGCGTACAACGTGCCGCCCACCGCACCCGCCTACCCGCCCGCGTACCAGGGCGCACCGGCATACGGTGCCCCGCCCGTGTACACGCCCTACCCGACGGGCCCGAAGACGAACAGCCTCGCCGTGGTGTCGCTGGTGTCCTCGATCGTCGGGATCGTGCTTCTCCCCTTCATCGGTTCCATCGTCGGCATCATCACCGGTCACATCTCGCTCAAGCAGATCCGCGAACGCGAGGAGGGCGGTCGCGGACTGGGGCTGGCAGGCACGATCACCGGTTACGCCGGACTGGCGCTCTACGCGATCATCACGGTGCTCGTCGTCCTCTGGATCGTCTGGGTCGTGAACCTCGCGAACGGCGCCTACTACGACTACAGCTACTCCTCCTGA
- a CDS encoding alpha/beta hydrolase: MTAPHPYADKLAPIPVHRRNVEVLGGETVYWEYGEEDAHTTLLLVHGFRGDHHGLEPVVANLPGFRVIAPDLPGFGETAAIPNRIHDLELYAQWLHGFAQAVAPGAPILGHSFGSIVASAAVAEGLPTERLVLVNPIGAPALEGPRGFLTRLAVFYYRAAARLPAPVGDALLRNRAIVRGMSVAMVKTRQPLLRRFVHDQHDRYFSRFADRDVLLQAFVASVSHDVREFAPRIPQPTLLVAAQLDDITPIEAERALRRLFHDAELVEIPGVGHLIHYETPEPAAAAISRFLAPCADGRR, translated from the coding sequence GTGACAGCGCCGCATCCCTACGCCGACAAGCTCGCGCCCATTCCGGTCCATCGGCGAAACGTCGAGGTGCTGGGTGGCGAGACCGTCTACTGGGAGTACGGCGAGGAAGACGCTCACACGACCCTCCTGCTCGTCCACGGCTTCCGCGGTGACCACCACGGGCTCGAGCCGGTCGTCGCGAACCTTCCGGGCTTCCGTGTCATCGCTCCCGACCTCCCGGGTTTCGGTGAGACGGCGGCGATCCCGAACCGCATCCATGATCTGGAGCTGTACGCGCAGTGGCTGCACGGATTCGCGCAGGCAGTTGCTCCGGGAGCGCCGATCCTCGGCCACTCGTTCGGGTCGATCGTGGCGTCGGCTGCCGTGGCGGAAGGACTCCCGACGGAGCGCCTCGTCCTCGTGAACCCGATCGGGGCACCGGCGCTGGAGGGGCCGCGCGGCTTCCTCACTCGCCTCGCGGTCTTCTACTACCGGGCGGCGGCGCGCCTGCCCGCGCCCGTCGGCGACGCCCTGCTGCGCAATCGTGCGATCGTGCGGGGGATGAGCGTCGCGATGGTCAAGACGCGACAACCATTGCTGCGGCGGTTCGTCCACGATCAGCACGATCGCTACTTCTCGCGGTTCGCCGACCGCGACGTGCTCCTGCAGGCCTTCGTCGCGTCCGTTTCGCACGACGTGCGCGAGTTCGCGCCGCGCATCCCGCAACCCACGCTGCTCGTCGCGGCTCAGCTGGACGACATCACACCGATCGAGGCGGAGCGAGCCCTGCGGCGGCTGTTCCATGACGCGGAGCTCGTCGAGATCCCCGGCGTGGGCCATCTCATCCACTACGAGACGCCAGAGCCGGCGGCCGCGGCGATCAGTCGCTTTCTTGCGCCTTGCGCTGACGGTAGGCGTTGA
- the glgC gene encoding glucose-1-phosphate adenylyltransferase: MPAPKVFGIILAGGEGKRLMPLTADRAKPAVPFGGQYRLIDFAISNLINSGLRQIVVLTQYKSHSLDRHVSQTWRMSALLDSYVTSVPAQQRLGKRWFSGSADAILQSLNLINDEQPDIVVVVGADHVYRMDFQQMLDAHISSGARATVAGIRQPIGLANQFGVIDVEPDDPTRIREFLEKPQNPAGLVDSPHEVLASMGNYIFNTDALIEAVEADGELPTSNHDMGGDIVPYFVDRGEAGVYDFIRNEVPGSTDRDRAYWRDVGTIDSFYDAHLDLISTLPIFNLYNTQWPIHSQLVNSPPAKFVRDAVGRIGNAIDSVVSLGSVLSGTHLERSVVGPWTLAGGGSTITDSVLFDRVRVGAGARIHRAILDKNVVLADGATVGVDRERDLARGFTVTDSGITVVGKNVRVEP, translated from the coding sequence ATGCCGGCACCCAAGGTCTTCGGAATCATCCTCGCGGGTGGCGAAGGTAAGCGACTCATGCCGTTGACGGCCGACCGGGCTAAGCCGGCGGTGCCGTTCGGCGGACAGTACCGACTCATCGACTTCGCCATCTCGAACCTCATCAACTCCGGGTTGCGACAGATCGTCGTCCTCACGCAGTACAAGTCGCACAGCCTCGATCGCCACGTCTCCCAGACCTGGCGGATGTCAGCGCTGCTGGACTCGTACGTGACGTCGGTGCCGGCCCAGCAGCGACTCGGCAAGCGGTGGTTCTCCGGCTCCGCCGACGCCATCCTGCAGAGCCTGAACCTCATCAACGACGAACAGCCCGACATCGTGGTCGTGGTCGGCGCCGACCACGTGTACCGGATGGACTTCCAGCAGATGCTGGACGCGCACATCTCCTCCGGAGCACGCGCGACGGTGGCGGGCATCCGCCAGCCGATCGGGCTGGCCAACCAGTTCGGCGTCATCGACGTCGAGCCGGACGACCCGACCCGCATCCGCGAGTTCCTCGAGAAGCCCCAGAATCCGGCGGGTCTCGTCGACAGCCCGCACGAGGTTCTGGCCTCGATGGGCAACTACATCTTCAACACCGACGCGCTAATCGAGGCCGTCGAAGCGGATGGCGAGCTTCCCACCTCGAATCACGACATGGGCGGCGACATCGTGCCGTACTTCGTCGACCGCGGCGAGGCCGGTGTCTACGACTTCATCCGCAACGAGGTACCCGGCTCCACCGACCGCGACCGCGCGTACTGGCGGGATGTCGGCACGATCGACTCGTTCTACGACGCTCACCTCGATCTGATCTCCACGCTCCCGATCTTCAACCTGTACAACACGCAGTGGCCGATCCACTCCCAGTTGGTGAACTCGCCGCCCGCGAAGTTCGTGCGGGATGCGGTGGGGCGGATCGGCAACGCCATCGACTCCGTCGTCTCGCTCGGATCCGTGCTGTCGGGGACGCACCTGGAGCGCAGCGTCGTGGGCCCTTGGACCCTGGCCGGCGGCGGATCGACCATCACCGACTCGGTCCTCTTCGACCGCGTCCGTGTGGGGGCGGGCGCACGCATCCATCGCGCGATCCTCGACAAGAACGTCGTCCTCGCGGACGGCGCCACCGTGGGTGTCGATCGCGAACGCGACCTGGCCCGGGGATTCACGGTCACCGACTCGGGGATCACCGTCGTCGGCAAGAACGTGCGCGTCGAGCCGTAA